The sequence TTTGGACAGCAAGGCCTAGCTTCACCGCGAACGACTGCGCCGCTGGGTGGCGCGCGGGTGAGCGGCCATGAATCAGAAGACCAGGTCATATTGGGCGGAGTTCGTGGGGACGTTCGTCCTCGTCTTGGGCGGCGTGGGAACGGCGGTCCTCGCGGGGCCCTCAGTGGGGCAGGTGGGCATCGCCCTGGCGTTCGGGTTCTCGCTTCTGGTGATGGTCTATGCCATCGGCCCCATCTCCGGCTGCCACGTGAACCCGGCCGTGACCCTCGCGTTCTTGCTGCGCGGCCGGGTCAACGTTCAAACGGCCGTGGGCTACTGGATCGCTCAGTTCTGCGGCGCCTTCGTGGCGGCGCTCTGTGTGTGGCTCATCGCACGCGGCAACGTGATGGGCTTCCACCCGGCTGCGACCGGCTTCGGAGCGAATGGCTACGGCGCGCACTCGCCCGGCGGCTTCAACGCCGCCTCGGCCTTCCTGTGCGAGGTGCTGATGAGCGCGATCTTCGTTCTCACCGTGCTCACCGCGACCCAGAAGCGCGCGCCGGTGGGCTTCGCGGGGCTCGCGATCGGACTCATGCTCACGCTGGTCCACCTGGTGAGCATCCCCGTCACCAACACCTCGGTGAACCCCGCGCGGAGCTTTGCGCCGGCGCTCTTCGTGGGCGGCTGGGCGCTCGGGCAGTTGTGGATGTTCATCGTGGCGCCCGCGCTCGGGGCGGTCCTGGCGGCCAGCGTCGATGGCATCTTGCGCGAGCCCTCGGAGCGCGGCGGAGAGGTGCGCATCCCGACCTTCCACCGCGGCGCGAACGTGACCCCTTAGAGCGTCTCCACGCGCAGATCGCCGTCTGCGATTCGCCACCGGGTCTTCGCGCCGCTCGCGCGCGCGAAGGCCTCGTCGTGGGTCACCAGCATGAGCGTGCCCGGATACGCGCGCAGCGCCGCCTCCAGCCGCTCGATGCTCGGCAGGTCGAGGTGGTTCGTCGGCTCGTCGAGCACCAGCGCCCAGCAGTGCCGGCCGAGCCCGAGCGCGATGCGCAGCTTGCGCGCCTCACCCGGCGACGGGCTCTCCGATGCGAGCAGCCGCTCCGGCTCCACACCGAGCGCCGCGACCAGCGACAGCACGCGTCCGCGCTCGGCCTCGGGCAGCTCGCGGATGAACGCGAGATCCGCGGCGGCGTCGGCGTCGCTGAGGTCCTGGGGCAACACGAGGATCTTCTCGACCGGAATGCGCGCAGCCGCGAGCAGCGCCTTCACCAGCGTGGTCTTGCCCGCGCCGTTCGGGCCCGCGAGCCACACGCGGTCTTCGCGGCCGAGCGTGAGGTTCAACGCGCCGAGCAGCTTGGCGCCGGCGGCCTCGAGCGTGGGCAGCTCGAGCGCCACGAGCAGCGGCTTGGGCGCGGGCTGGTAGTCGACGAACACCGAGCGGCCGA comes from Deltaproteobacteria bacterium and encodes:
- the aqpZ gene encoding aquaporin Z: MNQKTRSYWAEFVGTFVLVLGGVGTAVLAGPSVGQVGIALAFGFSLLVMVYAIGPISGCHVNPAVTLAFLLRGRVNVQTAVGYWIAQFCGAFVAALCVWLIARGNVMGFHPAATGFGANGYGAHSPGGFNAASAFLCEVLMSAIFVLTVLTATQKRAPVGFAGLAIGLMLTLVHLVSIPVTNTSVNPARSFAPALFVGGWALGQLWMFIVAPALGAVLAASVDGILREPSERGGEVRIPTFHRGANVTP